DNA sequence from the Sediminibacillus dalangtanensis genome:
GACGGAAACGTCGATGGCGCTTTTGATTTCTTAACCTGGTTCCTGGAGCCGGACCGTCACGAGACATTTACGTACGAAACGGGTGTCTTCCCGGCAAGAAAAGATGTGTTGGAAAACTCGGATCATTGGACAGAGGATCCGTATTTGAGCGGTTTTGTGCCGATCATGGATGGAGCTGTACCGAGAGGACCTTCTCCGCAATGGCCGGAAATTTCCGAATCGATCCAAATCGCAATCCAGGAATCGTTGACCGGAACAAAATCACCGGAAGAAGCATTGAACAAGGCCTCAGAGTCCGTCAGCGAAACGGTTGACCAGTAATGAACAAAGCCCCTTGTCATGAGGGGCTTTGCCCTTAAAGCGCAATCAAGAATACAGGGAAAAAGGAGACAAATCGGTATGAAAAAAGGCAGATGGGGAGAATATTTGTTTATTTACCCGGCAGTGATTTTCATGCTGCTGTTAATCGGCTATCCCCTGATTTATAACATCATTTTAAGTTTCCAAGACGTAGACCTTAACAGCCTGGCGACCGGTGATAAACATTTTGTCTGGTTCGACAATTATAAAGCATTGGCCGATCAGGACGGTTTCGGGATTTCGGTCTGGAACACGATTGTATACACACTCGGAAGTGTCGTATTCCAGGTCGTGATCGGGTTTCTGCTTGCGCTGTTTTTCAGCATGAAATTCAAGCTGGCTTCATTCTTGCGCGGTGTCGTGATGATTAGCTGGCTGATTCCACTGACGATCACGGCGCTGCTGTATAAGTTTATGATGGGATCCGGCGAAGGGATTTTCAATCAGATGCTGATGGGCATCGGCTTTATCGATGATCCAATTCAATGGTTGTCGAATCCGGATATTGCGCTTTGGAGTGTCATCATCGCCAACATCTGGGTCGGAATTCCATTCAACATGCTGTTGTTGTCGACTGGCTTGAGCAACCTGCCGGAGGATGTCTACGAAAGT
Encoded proteins:
- a CDS encoding carbohydrate ABC transporter permease — translated: MKKGRWGEYLFIYPAVIFMLLLIGYPLIYNIILSFQDVDLNSLATGDKHFVWFDNYKALADQDGFGISVWNTIVYTLGSVVFQVVIGFLLALFFSMKFKLASFLRGVVMISWLIPLTITALLYKFMMGSGEGIFNQMLMGIGFIDDPIQWLSNPDIALWSVIIANIWVGIPFNMLLLSTGLSNLPEDVYESASLDGANWFQKLFKITIPLLRPVLLVVLMLGFIYTFKVFDLVFVMTGGGPINSTEVLSTIAYRLSFNEFQFSLGAAAANILFLILLVVSVIYLYMINKDEEA